One genomic window of Halolamina sediminis includes the following:
- a CDS encoding lycopene cyclase domain-containing protein has protein sequence MVIARHGSGPTALASAYASQVHPVFMLPPVATALFGAALSGAFDPAVALVGAGAAFFAVYTAHVKDGYVDFHRRGEDDDHPLTVLGCRLGLAAATVGFLGCLLGLALLAHPVAVAFAAPMWAIGYLHAPQFDTNPVTTTLGYPVGIGLCLLTGYAAQTGAIAPRTLALAAVLVVVLAGVKIIDDAQDYEYDRSIGKRTVAVVLGSDRSRSLAVALLAAGLFAVVPLSIIGVLPPSAPAASLLFGAVAAVAVRRDPEIATMLLVRGAYLFLAALLVAVFFEPLAGVPLPDITALGPYTYLATEVVFGAVALALLLRAGEGALRRAARTIPALYPIAYVWDWYTLEVGVFAIPMRTGIELLGIPLEEHIFMIVVPAVVLGIHETVNPRE, from the coding sequence ATGGTCATCGCCCGTCACGGGAGCGGCCCCACAGCCCTCGCCAGCGCGTACGCCTCACAGGTCCATCCGGTGTTCATGCTCCCGCCGGTGGCGACCGCGCTGTTCGGCGCGGCGCTTTCGGGCGCGTTCGACCCTGCAGTCGCGCTGGTCGGCGCCGGGGCCGCCTTTTTCGCCGTCTACACCGCCCACGTGAAGGACGGCTACGTCGACTTCCACCGCCGCGGCGAGGACGACGACCACCCCCTGACCGTGCTGGGCTGTCGGCTCGGACTCGCGGCCGCGACCGTCGGCTTCCTCGGCTGTCTCCTCGGACTGGCGCTGCTTGCCCACCCCGTCGCCGTCGCGTTCGCGGCGCCGATGTGGGCGATCGGCTACCTCCACGCGCCGCAGTTCGACACCAACCCCGTGACGACGACGCTCGGCTACCCCGTCGGGATCGGCCTCTGTCTGCTCACGGGCTACGCGGCCCAGACGGGCGCGATCGCGCCCCGAACGCTCGCGCTGGCGGCGGTGTTGGTGGTCGTGCTCGCGGGTGTGAAGATAATCGACGACGCGCAAGACTACGAGTACGACCGCTCGATCGGGAAGCGGACGGTCGCGGTCGTCCTCGGCTCCGACCGCTCGCGCTCGCTTGCGGTCGCGCTACTCGCCGCGGGGCTGTTCGCGGTCGTCCCCCTCTCGATTATCGGGGTGCTCCCGCCGAGTGCGCCCGCGGCGAGTCTGCTCTTCGGCGCCGTCGCCGCCGTGGCGGTCCGGCGCGACCCCGAGATCGCGACGATGCTGCTCGTCCGCGGCGCGTACCTGTTCCTCGCGGCCCTGCTGGTCGCGGTGTTTTTCGAACCGCTTGCGGGCGTTCCGTTGCCGGACATCACCGCGCTGGGACCCTACACGTATCTCGCGACGGAGGTCGTCTTCGGCGCGGTCGCGCTGGCGTTACTGCTCCGGGCCGGAGAGGGTGCACTCCGCCGTGCCGCCCGGACGATCCCGGCGCTGTACCCGATTGCCTACGTCTGGGACTGGTACACGCTGGAGGTGGGTGTGTTCGCGATCCCGATGCGGACCGGGATCGAACTGCTGGGCATCCCGCTGGAGGAGCATATCTTCATGATCGTGGTCCCAGCGGTGGTGCTGGGCATCCACGAGACTGTCAATCCGCGGGAATGA
- a CDS encoding gamma-glutamylcyclotransferase family protein, translating to MDVFVYGTLTEPERVASAVDAYAFIGSAVLSGLHPVQGEYPTLAPGGETGGRLLRTDDIDALDAYEGVDDGLYVRVSVPVERADSSAVDSTGESGLTETAAVYVGDPERLGVDDEVTWPETDEHGAFADRVREYVRRHDVHVRPQ from the coding sequence ATGGACGTGTTCGTCTACGGCACCCTGACCGAGCCCGAGCGAGTCGCGTCGGCCGTCGACGCCTACGCCTTCATCGGCTCGGCGGTGCTGTCGGGGCTCCACCCCGTGCAGGGCGAGTACCCCACGCTCGCCCCCGGCGGCGAGACCGGCGGGCGACTGCTCCGGACCGACGACATCGACGCCCTCGACGCCTACGAGGGCGTCGATGACGGGCTCTACGTCCGGGTATCCGTCCCGGTCGAGCGGGCCGACTCGTCGGCGGTCGATTCGACCGGGGAGTCTGGACTGACTGAGACAGCGGCGGTGTACGTCGGCGACCCCGAGCGACTCGGCGTCGACGACGAAGTGACGTGGCCTGAGACTGACGAGCACGGAGCGTTCGCCGACCGCGTTCGCGAGTACGTTCGTCGACACGACGTACACGTTCGACCGCAGTGA
- a CDS encoding phosphatase PAP2 family protein — MHGWGVTEALASLPDGVVLLFALLTQLADAWFVFGGLALLYLLADGRLASEPRRAGATLIALAICALAATVAFKTAFGVHRPAGAGTATAPAWLPALLDPVYASIATGDGFGFPSGHATSSSVVYGGLALALDRLWTRRKRLLAAGGIVAVVALSRLVIGVHHLPDVLAGVVAGSVVLLVVWQVADGRADRAFLAAAAIGIVALGAAAIFAPNHPDEALKAGIAVGGGVGAAVAWRRIGGEYPSLPVRIALPATLVLGAAWGGIYAGGFPLPAAVGGSALVVGAIVALPWAVVRR, encoded by the coding sequence ATGCACGGCTGGGGGGTCACGGAGGCGCTAGCCAGCCTCCCCGACGGGGTCGTGCTGCTGTTCGCGCTACTGACCCAGCTCGCCGACGCGTGGTTCGTCTTCGGCGGGCTTGCCCTCCTCTATCTGCTCGCCGACGGGCGACTCGCGAGCGAGCCGCGACGGGCCGGTGCGACGCTGATCGCGCTCGCGATCTGTGCGCTCGCCGCCACGGTCGCGTTCAAAACCGCCTTCGGGGTCCACCGCCCGGCGGGCGCGGGCACGGCGACGGCGCCGGCGTGGCTCCCCGCGCTCTTGGACCCTGTCTACGCCAGCATCGCGACCGGCGACGGGTTCGGCTTCCCCAGCGGCCACGCCACGTCGAGCAGCGTCGTCTACGGCGGGCTCGCGCTCGCGCTGGACCGGCTCTGGACCCGCCGGAAGCGACTGCTCGCCGCCGGCGGGATCGTCGCCGTCGTCGCGCTCTCCCGACTCGTCATCGGCGTCCACCACCTCCCCGACGTGCTGGCGGGGGTCGTCGCCGGCAGCGTGGTGCTGCTCGTCGTGTGGCAGGTCGCCGACGGCCGGGCCGACCGGGCGTTCCTCGCCGCGGCGGCGATCGGCATCGTCGCGCTCGGCGCCGCGGCGATTTTTGCACCGAACCACCCCGACGAGGCGCTGAAAGCCGGGATCGCCGTCGGCGGGGGCGTCGGCGCCGCCGTAGCGTGGCGCCGGATCGGCGGCGAGTACCCGTCGCTCCCGGTTCGGATCGCGCTCCCGGCTACGCTCGTTCTCGGTGCCGCGTGGGGCGGGATCTACGCCGGGGGGTTCCCGCTGCCGGCGGCAGTCGGCGGCTCGGCGCTGGTCGTCGGCGCCATCGTCGCGCTGCCGTGGGCGGTCGTCCGACGCTAG
- the lrp gene encoding HTH-type transcriptional regulator Lrp, whose protein sequence is MTYENLDARLINSLLGNGRASLRSLGEELDVSVTTVSNHLQDLEDQGVIEGYSPDVNYQELGYDVTAILQLKVEGTALPEITDRLAELRGMVSVYEVTGDHDVVAVGKFEDTDEMNDRIKRVLTDDDVRESNTSVVLNAVVEDQQFELAVDEEE, encoded by the coding sequence ATGACGTACGAAAACCTCGATGCGCGCCTGATCAACTCCCTGCTGGGCAACGGTCGCGCGAGCCTCCGCAGTCTCGGTGAGGAGCTGGACGTCTCGGTCACGACGGTGTCGAACCACCTACAGGATCTGGAGGATCAAGGCGTGATCGAGGGGTACAGTCCCGACGTGAACTATCAGGAGCTGGGGTACGACGTGACGGCGATCCTCCAGCTCAAAGTCGAGGGGACGGCGCTACCGGAGATCACCGACCGGCTCGCGGAGCTACGCGGGATGGTGTCGGTGTACGAGGTGACCGGCGATCACGACGTCGTGGCCGTCGGGAAGTTCGAGGACACCGACGAGATGAACGACCGGATCAAGCGCGTCCTGACCGACGACGACGTGCGGGAGTCGAACACGTCGGTCGTGCTGAACGCGGTCGTCGAGGACCAGCAGTTCGAGTTGGCCGTCGACGAGGAGGAGTAG
- the ilvA gene encoding threonine ammonia-lyase, whose protein sequence is MLSLADIEAARDRVDEVARTTPLEYSHSFSRMTGADVRPKLENFQRTGSFKIRGAANRIATLSEAEKAAGVITASAGNHAQGVALAATRAGVDAKIVMPEHAPIAKVDATESYGGEVILFGADYNDAQDRAHEIEALEDRTYVHAFDDEYVMAGQGTLGLEIAEQCPDADTVVVPIGGGGLISGVATALKATLDDVRVIGVQAEGASSVARSLEKGTRHELDAVDTIADGIATRSVGQKPWEIIQERVDEVVTVSDNEIALALTYLLERSKTLVEGAGAVALAAVLSEAFAYDDEETIVPALCGGNIDLNDLTTVVVRGLVQMGRYVKVRTELKDNPGSLERLVEIIADHNANIYGIQHDRTSRDVAMNAAEVVLDLETHGHDHVDELLAAIEAHGYETERLV, encoded by the coding sequence ATGCTCTCGCTCGCCGATATCGAGGCGGCACGCGACCGCGTCGACGAGGTCGCACGGACGACGCCGCTCGAGTACTCCCACAGCTTCTCCCGGATGACCGGCGCGGACGTGCGCCCGAAGCTCGAGAACTTCCAACGCACCGGCTCGTTCAAGATCCGTGGCGCGGCCAACCGGATCGCCACCCTCTCGGAGGCGGAGAAGGCCGCCGGCGTGATCACCGCCAGCGCCGGCAACCACGCACAGGGCGTCGCTCTCGCGGCGACCCGGGCGGGCGTCGACGCCAAGATCGTGATGCCCGAGCACGCGCCGATCGCGAAAGTCGACGCCACCGAAAGCTACGGCGGGGAGGTGATCCTCTTCGGCGCCGACTACAACGACGCACAGGACCGCGCCCACGAGATCGAGGCGCTCGAGGACCGGACGTACGTCCACGCGTTCGACGACGAGTACGTGATGGCCGGCCAGGGGACGCTCGGCCTCGAGATCGCCGAGCAGTGTCCCGACGCCGACACCGTGGTCGTCCCCATCGGCGGCGGCGGACTCATCTCCGGGGTCGCGACGGCGCTGAAGGCTACGCTCGACGACGTGCGCGTGATCGGTGTACAGGCCGAGGGCGCTTCGAGCGTCGCCCGATCGCTGGAGAAAGGGACGCGACACGAACTCGACGCCGTCGACACGATCGCCGACGGGATCGCCACCCGGTCGGTCGGCCAGAAGCCGTGGGAGATCATTCAGGAGCGCGTCGACGAGGTGGTGACCGTCTCCGACAACGAGATCGCGCTGGCACTGACGTACCTGCTCGAACGCTCGAAGACGCTGGTCGAGGGCGCCGGCGCGGTGGCGCTGGCGGCGGTGCTGAGCGAGGCGTTCGCGTACGACGACGAGGAGACGATCGTCCCGGCGCTCTGTGGCGGCAACATCGACCTCAACGACCTCACGACGGTCGTCGTCCGGGGGCTGGTCCAGATGGGGCGGTACGTGAAGGTCCGGACCGAACTCAAGGACAACCCCGGGTCGCTGGAACGCCTGGTGGAGATCATCGCCGACCACAACGCGAACATCTACGGCATCCAGCACGACCGCACCTCCCGCGACGTGGCGATGAACGCCGCGGAGGTGGTGCTGGATCTGGAGACCCACGGCCACGACCACGTCGACGAACTGCTCGCCGCGATCGAAGCCCACGGCTACGAGACCGAGAGGCTGGTCTAG
- a CDS encoding YihY/virulence factor BrkB family protein has protein sequence MLSRLRSAFGTGRRVAVVAKEQELTFLAAAVAYYAFVSLIPAAVLILIVASVLGGDQLAAVVLESTGQFLTENGQDVLTTALTADDWQGGATLIGLVFLIWGTLKVFRALDTAFGNVYGTQSEDTLLDQLIDSGIVVVGIGLSMTVMFVLAGAFAAFDLGPVVEALGVLVLPVFLTGAFLPIYYRFPDTSVTVREVLPGAVVAAVGWTAMQAVFQLYASVASTSAYGIVGGVILLVTWLYFAGAIVIFGAVVNVVLADNRTHGVDSPGEPIGQPGPGPPTDDRQFQGEREPASEYMAEREPRGAPDVTELAEEVDELRSELDGFEDDVEQRTVDRPQLEEDLKSYVRARMRQGKARGWGPYLILLYGVVLSLGAFYWLSDWAAVAAMLVAFTSTLGLYVLFVLFGGVIGAARTAGGIAERLR, from the coding sequence GTGCTTTCACGTCTCCGCAGCGCCTTCGGGACCGGCAGGCGCGTCGCCGTCGTCGCGAAGGAACAGGAGCTCACGTTCCTCGCGGCGGCGGTGGCCTACTACGCGTTCGTCTCGCTGATCCCCGCGGCCGTGCTTATCCTCATCGTCGCTAGCGTCCTCGGCGGCGACCAGCTGGCTGCGGTCGTGCTGGAGTCGACCGGGCAGTTCCTCACCGAGAACGGGCAGGACGTCCTGACGACGGCGCTCACCGCCGACGACTGGCAGGGTGGCGCGACGCTGATCGGGCTCGTCTTCCTGATCTGGGGGACGCTGAAGGTGTTCCGCGCACTGGACACCGCGTTCGGCAACGTCTACGGCACGCAGAGCGAGGACACGCTGCTCGACCAGTTGATCGACTCGGGTATCGTCGTGGTCGGGATCGGGCTCTCGATGACCGTGATGTTCGTCCTCGCGGGCGCCTTCGCGGCGTTCGACCTCGGCCCGGTCGTCGAGGCGCTGGGCGTGCTGGTGTTGCCGGTGTTCCTGACCGGCGCGTTCCTCCCCATCTACTACCGCTTCCCGGACACGTCCGTCACCGTCCGGGAGGTGCTGCCCGGCGCCGTCGTCGCCGCCGTGGGCTGGACCGCGATGCAGGCCGTGTTCCAACTGTACGCCAGTGTTGCGAGCACCTCCGCCTACGGCATCGTCGGCGGGGTGATTCTGCTTGTGACGTGGCTCTACTTCGCGGGCGCGATCGTCATCTTCGGCGCCGTCGTCAACGTCGTGCTCGCGGACAACCGCACGCACGGCGTCGACTCACCGGGGGAGCCGATCGGCCAACCCGGGCCTGGCCCGCCGACCGACGACCGGCAGTTCCAAGGGGAACGGGAGCCAGCCTCGGAGTACATGGCAGAGCGCGAACCCCGCGGCGCGCCCGACGTCACCGAACTCGCGGAGGAGGTCGACGAGCTCCGGTCCGAGCTCGACGGCTTCGAGGACGACGTCGAGCAGCGGACCGTCGACAGACCGCAGTTGGAGGAGGATCTCAAGTCGTACGTCCGCGCCCGGATGCGACAGGGGAAAGCCCGGGGCTGGGGGCCGTACCTGATCCTGCTGTACGGCGTCGTGCTGAGCCTCGGCGCGTTCTACTGGCTCTCGGACTGGGCCGCCGTCGCGGCGATGCTCGTCGCCTTCACCTCCACGCTGGGGCTCTACGTCCTCTTCGTCCTGTTCGGCGGCGTCATCGGCGCCGCGAGAACTGCCGGCGGGATCGCGGAACGCCTGCGATAG
- a CDS encoding aminopeptidase, producing the protein MDPRVREHAETIVEHSTGIEAGDDVIVYVPGDAEDLAVALHELLGEKGANPLLLTYSERADRAFLRSSDAFDTPDHELAMYEHADATIIARSGPNPSEKADVDPETTAAYNRAHDPVKKARLDTTWCLTQYPSPGYAQLAGMSTEAYEEFVYDAVSLDWEAQREFQSNLVEILDDASEVHIRAGEETDITMSIEGNTAANDYGEANLPGGEVFTAPEKYSVEGEVYFDMPLYRQGREVEGVRLTFEDGKVTEFSAERNEKVLQGVFDTDEAARYLGELGIGMNDAIDQFTYNMLFDEKMGETVHMAVGSAYPQCVGEGNEVNDSAEHVDMILDMSEDSVIEVDGEVVQEDGEFRFE; encoded by the coding sequence ATGGATCCACGAGTCCGCGAACACGCCGAGACCATCGTCGAGCACTCTACCGGCATCGAGGCCGGCGACGACGTGATCGTCTACGTCCCGGGCGACGCCGAGGACCTCGCCGTCGCGCTCCACGAACTGCTCGGCGAGAAGGGCGCCAACCCCCTGCTGCTCACCTACTCCGAGCGCGCCGACCGCGCGTTCCTCCGCAGCAGCGACGCGTTCGACACGCCCGACCACGAACTCGCGATGTACGAGCACGCCGACGCGACGATCATCGCCCGCAGCGGTCCGAACCCCAGCGAGAAGGCCGACGTCGACCCCGAGACCACGGCCGCGTACAACCGTGCCCACGACCCCGTGAAGAAGGCCCGCCTCGACACGACGTGGTGTCTCACGCAGTACCCCAGCCCGGGCTACGCCCAGCTGGCGGGCATGAGCACCGAAGCCTACGAGGAGTTCGTCTACGACGCCGTCTCCCTCGACTGGGAGGCCCAGCGGGAGTTCCAGTCGAACCTCGTCGAGATCCTCGACGACGCCAGCGAGGTCCACATCCGCGCGGGTGAGGAGACGGACATCACGATGTCCATCGAGGGCAACACCGCGGCCAACGACTACGGCGAGGCGAACCTCCCCGGCGGCGAGGTGTTCACCGCACCCGAGAAGTACAGCGTCGAGGGCGAGGTCTACTTCGACATGCCGCTGTACCGGCAGGGCCGCGAGGTCGAGGGCGTCCGGCTCACTTTCGAGGACGGGAAGGTCACCGAGTTCTCCGCGGAACGCAACGAGAAAGTCCTGCAGGGCGTCTTCGACACTGACGAGGCAGCGCGCTACCTCGGCGAACTCGGGATCGGGATGAACGACGCCATCGACCAGTTCACCTACAACATGCTGTTCGACGAGAAGATGGGCGAGACGGTCCACATGGCCGTCGGGAGCGCCTACCCGCAGTGTGTCGGCGAGGGCAACGAGGTCAACGACAGCGCCGAGCACGTCGACATGATCCTCGACATGAGCGAGGACTCCGTGATCGAGGTCGACGGCGAAGTCGTACAGGAAGACGGGGAGTTCAGGTTCGAGTAG
- a CDS encoding universal stress protein codes for MTFLVPFDGSTLAAAALDRAVQFADTFDQPVIAAAVVPQGNTEYARDRGWMEAGEPFDHEAIVARLREQVREHAPEATFRVERASRRAPAGSIARKLRQVARKVDASMVFIGSDNAGRLVTTLSSVGGNVAADLTYDVVIVRHAKQVAVGGAPDLRVTE; via the coding sequence ATGACGTTTCTCGTTCCCTTCGACGGGTCGACACTCGCGGCGGCGGCGCTCGACCGTGCAGTCCAGTTCGCGGACACGTTCGACCAGCCGGTGATCGCGGCCGCCGTCGTCCCGCAGGGGAACACCGAGTACGCCCGGGACCGCGGGTGGATGGAGGCTGGCGAGCCGTTCGACCACGAGGCTATCGTTGCACGGCTCCGCGAGCAGGTTCGTGAGCACGCGCCCGAAGCGACGTTCCGCGTCGAGCGCGCTTCACGGAGAGCCCCCGCCGGATCGATCGCCCGGAAGCTCAGACAGGTCGCTCGGAAGGTCGACGCCTCGATGGTGTTCATCGGGAGCGACAACGCCGGCAGACTGGTGACGACGCTCTCGAGCGTCGGCGGCAACGTCGCCGCCGATCTGACGTACGACGTGGTGATCGTCCGCCACGCCAAACAGGTGGCCGTCGGGGGTGCTCCAGATCTGCGAGTGACCGAGTAG
- a CDS encoding type IV pilin N-terminal domain-containing protein: MARGAADERAISPVVGVALLLAIVIALAAVSTVIFLDLAQEREPQPNVILEMEPTEDRITHHLIHEQGDRLDGDKLRLRGAVDTRALEGTYLEVGEKGTLLPVRDEIEVVYVGEHGTEYILDTFDPERTAPSPDEGCDWVEERTDGGTDGITIDGIVADCDVETTGGVEVQNGGTVLGETVSDGNQFDGDDATVYGDVDVEKVLNLQDGTISGAATSRTADVKLGNASVGGDVLAQKVAEVVDGSRVDGDVRSENKAVKVLDSTVTGSVTSTEQVKLDNATVSGDVYVDEADFDCTDSTIDGQSCSEYTPKDPE; this comes from the coding sequence ATGGCCCGCGGTGCCGCCGACGAACGGGCGATCTCGCCAGTCGTCGGTGTCGCGCTGCTGTTGGCGATCGTCATCGCGCTCGCCGCCGTCTCGACGGTGATCTTCCTCGATCTCGCTCAGGAACGCGAACCGCAGCCGAACGTGATTCTGGAGATGGAGCCGACCGAGGACAGGATCACCCATCACCTCATCCACGAGCAGGGGGACAGACTCGACGGGGACAAACTCCGTCTGCGGGGTGCGGTCGACACCAGAGCACTCGAGGGGACGTATCTCGAAGTCGGCGAGAAGGGGACGCTCCTTCCCGTCCGAGACGAGATCGAGGTCGTGTACGTCGGCGAGCACGGAACCGAGTACATCCTCGACACGTTCGATCCCGAACGGACCGCTCCGTCCCCCGACGAGGGCTGTGACTGGGTCGAAGAGCGGACCGACGGGGGAACCGACGGTATCACCATCGACGGTATCGTCGCCGACTGCGATGTCGAGACGACGGGCGGTGTCGAAGTGCAGAACGGCGGGACAGTCCTCGGCGAGACGGTGAGCGACGGCAACCAGTTCGACGGCGACGACGCGACCGTGTACGGCGATGTCGACGTGGAGAAGGTTCTGAACCTGCAGGACGGCACGATTTCCGGGGCGGCGACCTCCCGGACGGCGGACGTGAAACTCGGCAACGCGAGCGTGGGCGGCGACGTCCTCGCCCAGAAGGTCGCCGAAGTCGTCGACGGAAGCCGCGTCGACGGCGACGTGCGGAGCGAGAACAAGGCCGTGAAAGTCCTCGACAGCACGGTCACCGGGTCGGTCACGTCCACCGAGCAGGTGAAACTCGACAACGCGACTGTGTCGGGGGACGTGTACGTCGACGAAGCTGACTTCGACTGCACCGACTCGACTATCGACGGCCAGTCCTGTTCGGAGTACACCCCCAAGGACCCCGAGTAA
- the glnA gene encoding type I glutamate--ammonia ligase — MTDNPAPDGGLTEEERDVLERIDREGIDFLRLQFTDILGTVKNVSVPADQAEKAFTEGIYFDGSSIEGFVRIQESDMRLKPDAGTFAVLPWRDTSARLICDVIDTTTGEPFEGDPRAVLQDALDRAESMGYEVNAAPEPEFFLFEEDEEGKATTNTNDAGGYFDVAPKDLASDVRRDIIYGLEEMGFDIEASHHEVAEGQHEINFEYDDALSTADNVATFRTVVRAIAAQHDLHATFMPKPIAEVNGSGMHVHFSLFEDGENAFHDEDDEFNLSEAAKQFTAGILNHAPALAAVTNPTVNSYKRLVPGYEAPVYVAWSDRNRSALIRKPAARVPAASRIEARFPDPSCNPYLAFAVLIHAGLDGVERGLDCPDPIRENIYEFDEQKREEYGIETLPTNLGEAVDALEDDDTVYEALGPHVGPKFVEAKNAEFAEYLVDVSDWELDRYLEKF; from the coding sequence ATGACGGACAACCCGGCCCCGGACGGCGGCCTCACCGAGGAGGAACGCGACGTTCTCGAACGTATCGACCGCGAAGGTATCGACTTCCTGCGACTCCAGTTCACGGACATTCTCGGGACGGTGAAGAACGTCTCCGTCCCGGCCGATCAGGCGGAGAAGGCGTTCACCGAGGGAATCTACTTCGACGGCTCCTCGATCGAGGGGTTCGTCCGCATCCAGGAGTCGGACATGCGCCTCAAGCCCGACGCGGGCACGTTCGCGGTGCTGCCGTGGCGCGACACCTCCGCGCGACTCATCTGCGACGTGATCGACACGACGACGGGCGAGCCGTTCGAGGGCGACCCGCGTGCGGTGCTGCAGGACGCACTCGACCGCGCCGAGTCGATGGGGTACGAGGTCAACGCCGCGCCCGAGCCGGAGTTCTTCCTGTTCGAGGAGGACGAGGAGGGGAAGGCGACGACGAACACCAACGACGCCGGCGGCTACTTCGACGTGGCGCCGAAGGACCTCGCCTCGGACGTCCGCCGAGACATCATCTACGGCCTCGAGGAGATGGGATTCGACATCGAGGCCTCCCACCACGAGGTCGCTGAGGGCCAGCACGAGATCAACTTCGAGTACGACGACGCGCTCTCGACGGCCGACAACGTCGCGACGTTCCGGACGGTCGTCCGGGCGATCGCGGCCCAGCACGACCTCCACGCGACGTTCATGCCCAAGCCGATCGCCGAGGTCAACGGCTCGGGGATGCACGTCCACTTCTCGCTGTTCGAGGACGGCGAGAACGCGTTCCACGACGAGGACGACGAGTTCAACCTGAGCGAGGCAGCCAAGCAGTTCACCGCCGGGATCCTGAACCACGCGCCCGCGCTGGCGGCAGTCACCAACCCGACCGTGAACAGCTACAAGCGACTGGTTCCCGGCTACGAGGCGCCGGTGTACGTCGCGTGGTCCGACCGCAACCGCTCGGCGCTGATCCGCAAGCCGGCCGCGCGCGTGCCGGCCGCCTCGCGCATCGAGGCACGCTTCCCCGACCCCTCGTGTAACCCGTATCTCGCCTTCGCGGTGCTGATCCACGCGGGCCTAGACGGCGTCGAGAGGGGGCTCGACTGCCCGGATCCGATCCGCGAGAACATCTACGAGTTCGACGAGCAGAAACGCGAGGAGTACGGCATCGAGACGCTGCCGACCAACCTCGGCGAGGCCGTCGACGCGCTGGAAGACGACGACACCGTCTACGAGGCGCTCGGCCCCCACGTCGGGCCGAAGTTCGTCGAGGCGAAGAACGCGGAGTTCGCGGAGTACCTCGTCGACGTCTCCGACTGGGAGCTGGACCGCTACCTCGAGAAGTTCTGA
- a CDS encoding tRNA (guanine(10)-N(2))-dimethyltransferase produces MRVSEGDVDVEAPDPRDGSSEGAGDDVFFNPEMELNRDLTVAVLRAYAERTEAGAANVSRDGTEAGAANVSRDGTEAGAANVEQSHSDERTLSYLDAMTATGVRAARAAEAGYDVTAADVDPDAVELARENLALNDLPGEAVESDANVLMHSERFDVVDLDPFGTPMPFVDAAVAGTRKLLCVTATDTAPLCGAHFDSGVRKYDTVPRNTDFHREMGLRVLIGALARVAARRDVAVEPIVSHATRHYARTYLDLTHKATAADEALQWLGFVYHCEDCLYREHEFGRIAHPPEDCPNCGSARCSSAGPIWLGPIADGEFVDGVADEVTPNMGEWKRVSRLLDTLGAELDTPTHYDQHRLCKQWGAPANKLETFLDDLRDAGYDASPAHYGGTCFKTDADVEEIREAAEPTLDTE; encoded by the coding sequence ATGCGCGTCAGCGAGGGCGACGTCGACGTCGAGGCGCCCGACCCGCGGGACGGCAGCAGCGAGGGCGCCGGCGACGACGTGTTCTTCAACCCCGAGATGGAGCTGAACCGCGACCTCACCGTCGCGGTCCTGCGAGCCTACGCCGAGCGAACGGAGGCCGGCGCGGCGAACGTCAGCCGCGACGGGACAGAGGCCGGCGCGGCGAACGTCAGCCGCGACGGGACCGAGGCCGGCGCGGCGAACGTCGAGCAGTCCCACTCCGACGAACGGACGCTCTCCTACCTCGACGCCATGACCGCCACCGGCGTCCGCGCCGCCCGCGCGGCCGAGGCGGGATACGACGTGACCGCCGCCGACGTGGACCCCGACGCCGTCGAACTCGCCCGCGAGAACCTCGCGCTCAACGACCTCCCCGGCGAGGCCGTCGAGTCCGACGCCAACGTCCTCATGCACTCCGAGCGGTTCGACGTGGTCGACCTCGACCCGTTCGGCACGCCGATGCCGTTCGTCGACGCCGCGGTCGCCGGCACGCGGAAGCTACTCTGCGTGACCGCGACCGATACCGCGCCGCTGTGTGGCGCCCACTTCGACTCCGGCGTCCGGAAGTACGACACCGTCCCGCGGAACACCGACTTCCACCGGGAGATGGGGCTGCGCGTCCTGATCGGCGCGCTGGCCCGCGTCGCGGCCCGCCGGGACGTCGCGGTCGAACCGATCGTCTCCCACGCCACCCGCCACTACGCCCGGACGTACCTCGATCTCACCCACAAGGCCACCGCCGCGGACGAGGCGCTGCAGTGGCTCGGCTTCGTCTACCACTGCGAGGACTGCCTCTACCGCGAACACGAGTTCGGCCGGATCGCCCACCCGCCCGAAGATTGCCCGAACTGCGGCTCCGCGCGCTGCTCGTCCGCGGGCCCGATCTGGCTCGGCCCGATCGCCGACGGCGAGTTCGTCGACGGCGTCGCCGACGAGGTGACGCCGAACATGGGCGAGTGGAAGCGCGTCAGTCGGCTGCTCGACACGCTCGGCGCGGAGCTCGACACGCCGACGCACTACGATCAGCACCGCCTCTGCAAGCAGTGGGGCGCGCCGGCGAACAAGCTGGAGACGTTCCTCGACGACCTCCGCGACGCGGGCTACGACGCCAGTCCGGCCCACTACGGCGGGACCTGCTTCAAGACCGACGCCGACGTCGAAGAGATTCGCGAGGCTGCGGAACCGACGCTGGATACCGAGTAG